TTCATGCGCTATGATCTTGTGGTTGCGGGCCAGCTTGTACCCCTGCGGGTAGACAGGGCTGAGAACGTTTCAACGCTGCTCCACTATGTTCCTTCACTGGCGGAAGTCACCATTGTTATCGCGGCAATTTGTCTCTGCGTGCTACTCTATATCATGGCTGAGCGCAAACTTGATCTTGGTGGCGGGAAAGAACTGCCTGCGGCTGTCGGGGAAATTGAAGAAGCCATTAGAAACTAGAGATATAAAGGCTGTTGTGCATATCTTGGCAACTGATAATCTGGCAGGATCCCGCATGATGCGAGGCCTGCCATTTTTTTGTTAAGTGTTTGTAAAAACTGGAAAAAATTTCCGAAATAATTCATGAAAATTACATTACCCATTTTACTGAGTCCAGCTTGTACCTACAAAAATAGCTGTAGCTCAAGTTATTTTTTTCTCTGCGGATTTGCCTGCCGAGCCATCCTCTCCGTATCCAGGATTTGCGGTAGATTATTACAGCTGCTTCCCTGAAGCATCGATTATGGACTCATCAGCAAATTTTGAGGCTACAACTACGCCAAAGTGTTTAATCGTTAAGCTTATTAATTTTATATTTAACAGCAGCCATATATTCGGCTGTATTATGAAACAGGAAAAGGAGGAAGTTATGGTAAAGAAGCTATCCACTTTGGCATTAGTGGGATTTTTGAGCCTGCCGGTTGCGGCAGTCGCCAACCCGACAATCTCGGAACTGGAGGCCAAGATTAATGCCTTGAGCAGTCAGCTTACCGAGTTGCAGTCAGCACTGGCAGAAAAGGCCCAGGCAGATGAGAAAACTAAGGAACAGGTCGACTACATTGAAAAGGTTGTGATTGATCATGACTACAAGGCCGAGGACTGGGATCTGGCGGCCAGGATCAAGTTCACCGGCGATTTTCGTACCAGACTTGACTATTACGATGCAGAGACAGTCCTTGGAAGCGAACTTGAAAACGATACCCTGTGGACCAACAGGCTGAGAATCGGCATGCTCACCCAGGTAACCGAAGATGTGAGTGTCAGCACCAGACTGGCCATGTTCAAAGCCTGGGGCTCTCAATCAGGCTTTAACGATGATTCAGGGGCCATGTATCCGGTTTTTGACGGCAATATTACACGTACTCCGGCAGATAGCGCTCTTTACGTTGATAGAGCGATGGGTACCTGGGATAACATTGGCGGTATGCCCGTATGGTTTTCCATCGGCAGAAGACCAACCACAGACGGACCTCCGGCAGAACTCCGATTAGGCTTGGACAAGAGGATGGCAACACCGGTAAATTTCATGGATTGGCCCTTTGACGGGCTGACCATTGGATATCGCTATGATTGGGGCATAGAAGCTTTGGGCAAAGGCAAGGTCCGCTTCTGTTATGGTCGTGGTTTTGAGAATGGGCTGCAGAATGAGACCAACCTGCTGAATGATACTGATTTTGCAGGCTTTGCCTGGGATGTTCTTGACAAAGGTGACCGACTTTTGGCCATGCAGTCATTCATGGCTTTTAATCTCTTCAACTATCCTCGGTTCAAGGAGCCGCTCATTAATGCTGCTTTCGCCAGCAACCCTCTCTTTGGAGATCGCGAAACTGCAGGGAATCTTTGGCATACCAGCGCAGTTTATCAGGATAAGGTTGCTTCACTCAACTATTTCCTGGCCTTGGGCTGGTCGCAGACACGACCGGATGACAATGGCCTCTTTAATGGTA
This Desulfopila inferna DNA region includes the following protein-coding sequences:
- a CDS encoding DUF3373 family protein, with product MVKKLSTLALVGFLSLPVAAVANPTISELEAKINALSSQLTELQSALAEKAQADEKTKEQVDYIEKVVIDHDYKAEDWDLAARIKFTGDFRTRLDYYDAETVLGSELENDTLWTNRLRIGMLTQVTEDVSVSTRLAMFKAWGSQSGFNDDSGAMYPVFDGNITRTPADSALYVDRAMGTWDNIGGMPVWFSIGRRPTTDGPPAELRLGLDKRMATPVNFMDWPFDGLTIGYRYDWGIEALGKGKVRFCYGRGFENGLQNETNLLNDTDFAGFAWDVLDKGDRLLAMQSFMAFNLFNYPRFKEPLINAAFASNPLFGDRETAGNLWHTSAVYQDKVASLNYFLALGWSQTRPDDNGLFNGTTRNTDNENGYSFYAGVRYDLDDAGLKLGLEYNYGSEYWIGMTPGHDDIYQGKLSTRGSVYEVYAIYDLPTGEAFSKYARTFVRLGYQHYAYDYTGSGDWNFAPMDVDDPGTAMMLQGMGMDSVESADQVYVTFEVFF